The genomic window TCATGGGCTGGGGCGCGATCCCCGACGACCACCGCCTCTCGGCGGGCATGGTGGGCCTGCAGACCTCGCACCGGTACGGCAACGAGTCGTTCCTCGCCTCCGACTTCGTGCTCGGCATCGGCAACCGGTGGGCGAACCGCCACACCGGCGGCATCGACACGTACACGAAGGGCCGCACCTTCGTGCACGTCGACATCGAGCCGACGCAGATCGGCCGCGTGTTCGCCCCCGACCTCGGCATCGTCTCCGACGCGGGAGCGGCGATCGACCGCTTCCTCGAGGTCGCCCGCCGCTGGGCCCTGACCGGAAAGCTGCCCGACTACTCGGGCTGGGCCGACGAGGTGCGCGAGCGCAAGGCGAAGCTGCAGCGCAAGACGAACTTCCCGGACATCCCGATCAAGCCGCAGCGGGTCTACCAGGAGATGAACCGGGCGTTCGGCCCCGACACCACCTACGTCACGACGATCGGCCTGTCGCAGATCGCGGGCGCGCAGATGCTGCACGTGTTCGGACCCCGCCGGTGGATCAACGCCGGCCAGGCGGGCCCGCTCGGCTGGACCGGCCCCGCGGCCCTCGGCGTCGTGCGCGGCAAGCCCGACTCGACGGTCGTCGCGCTCTCGGGCGACTACGACTTCCAGTTCATGATCGAGGAGCTCGCCGTCGGTGCGCAGTTCAACCTGCCGTACGTGCACGTCGTCGTGAACAACAGCTACCTGGGCCTCATCCGCCAGTCGCAGCGCGGCTTCCAGATGGACTACCACGTGTCGCTCGCGTTCGAGAACGTCAACACCCCGCAGGACGGCACCAGCACCGCCCAGGGCTACGGCGTCGACCACGTCAAGGTCGCCGAGGGCCTCGGCTGCAAGGCGATCCGCGTGGAGGACCCCGATCAGCTCGGCGCCGCGTTCGACGAGGCCGGCCGCCTCGCCGAGGAGTACCGGGTGCCGGTGGTCGTCGAGGTCATCCTCGAGCGCGTGACGAACATCTCGATGGGCACCGAGATCGACGCGGTGAACGAGTTCGAGCCGATCGCCGAGTCGCCCGAGGACGCACCGACCGCGATCCTCTCGCTCGCCAGGGCCTGACATGCGCATCGTCATCGCACCCGACAAGTTCAAGGGGTCGCTGTCGGCCCGCGAGGTGGCGTCGCTCGTCGCCTCCGGGCTGCACGGCGTCGACCCCGCGATCGAGGTCGTCGAGCTCCCGGTCGCCGACGGCGGCGAGGGCACGATCGATGCGGCGCTCGCCGTCGGGTACGAACTGCGGGTCGCGACGGTCACGGGCCCGGTGGGCACGCCGGTCGCCGCGGGCTTCGCGGTCCGCGGCACCGATGCGGTGATCGAGATGGCCAGGGCCTCCGGCCTCGACCGGATGCCTCGGGGCTCGCTCGACCCGCTCGGAGCGTCCAGCCGCGGCACGGGCGAACTCGTCGCCCGCGCGCTCGACGCCGGGTGCCGGCGGATCGTGCTCGCAATCGGCGGCAGCGCGTGCACCGACGGCGGAGCTGGACTGCTCCGCGCGCTGGGTGCCCGGTTCCTGGATGCCTCGGGCGCCGAGCTGCCCGACGGCGGCGCAGCGCTCGCCGACCTGGCGGAGGTCGACCTGTCCGGGCTCGACCCCCGCCTGGCCGGCACCGAGATCGTGCTCGCGAGCGACGTCGACCATCCGCTGCTCGGTGCCGACGGCGCCGCGGCCGTGTTCGGCCCGCAGAAGGGCGCCACCGCCGATGACGTGGCGATGCTCGACGCGGCGCTGGCGCGCCTCGTCGACGTGCTCGCCGCCCTCGGCGATGCGATCCAGGTCGAGGCGCGCGAAGCGGCGGTCCGGCCGGGCGCCGGTGCCGCAGGCGGGGTCGGGTTCGCCGCGATCGCGGTGCTCGGCGCCGTACGTCGACCGGGCGTCGACGTGGTGCTCGAGATCATCGGGTTCGCCGAAGCGATCTCGGGCGCCGACGCGGTGATCACGGGCGAGGGCAGCCTCGACGCGCAGAGCCTCGGCGGCAAGACGCCGATCGGGGTCGCCCGCGCCGCATCCGCGGCCGGCATCCCGACGTTCGCGGTGTGCGGGCGCTCGCTGCTCGATCCCGCGGCGAGCTCCGCGGCGGGCCTCGACGGCGTGCGCGCCCTGCTCGACCTCCAGCCCGACGCCGAGCAGGCGATGACCGACGCGCCCGCGCTCCTCGAGCGCACGGCCGGGCTGCTCGCCCGAGACATCCTCGACGCGCTCGCCCGGCCGTACGACCTCGTCGTTCGCGCCGAGTGGGTGCTGCTCGAGGGCGGATTCACGGCCGCCGAGGTCGCGGTCCGCGACGGCCGGATCGTGCGCATCGCCCCGCGCAACCGGGGCGGCGAGCACCTGCAGGCCGAGCGCGTCGTCGAACTGGCCGACGACGAGGTGCTACTGCCCGGACTCGTCGACACGCACGTGCACGTCAACGAGCCCGGCCGCACCGAGTGGGAGGGCTTCGACTCGGCGACCCGCGCCGCCGCCCACGGCGGGGTGACGACGATCGTCGACATGCCGCTCAACAGCGTCCCGGCGACCGTGTCGGTGGCGGCGCTGGAGGAGAAGCGCCGGGTCGCCGCCGACCAGGTCCGCGTCGACGTGGGCTTCTGGGGCGGCGTCGTGCCGGGCAACCTCGACGAGCTGCGACCGATGGTCGACGCCGGCGTCTTCGGATTCAAGTGCTTCCTGCTGCACTCCGGCGTCGACGAGTTCCCCGAGGTCACGCCCGACGAGATGGAGGCGGCGATGCGGGTCATCGCCGAGGCCGACTCGCTGCTCATCGTGCACGCCGAGGACGGCCACGTCATCGACGCGGCCCCGCACGCGCACGGTCCCGAGTACGCCGGCTTCCTCGCATCCAGGCCGCGCGCCGCCGAGGACGCGGCGATCGCCGAGGTCATCGAGCGCGCGCGCCGCACGGGCGCCCGGGCGCACATCGTGCACCTGAGCTCGGCCGACTCGCTGCCGCAGATCGCGGCCGCGAAGGCCGACGGCGTCCGGCTCACGGTCGAGACCTGCCCGCACTACCTCACCCTCCGGGCCGAGGACGTGCCGAACGGGGCGACCGCGTTCAAGTGCTGCCCGCCGATCCGCGAGGACGACAACCGCGACGCCCTCTGGCAGGGCCTCGAGGACGGGCTGATCGACCTCGTGGTCTCCGACCACTCGCCGTCGACGCCCGAGATGAAGTACGCCGGCGACGGCGACTTCGGGCAGGCCTGGGGCGGCATCGCGTCGCTCCAGATCGGGCTGCCGCTCATGTGGACCGAGGCGCACCGCCGGGGCATCCCCCTCGAGCGGGTCGTCCACTGGATGTCGGCGGCGCCGGCCGACCTGGTCGGCCTTCGCGACAAGGGACGCATCCGTGTGGGGGGCGCCGCCGACTTCGTCGTCTTCGCCCCCGAGGAGACCTTCACCGTGGATGCCGCGGCGCTCGCGCACCGGCATCCGATCACCCCCTATGACGGCCGCGAGCTGGAAGGGGTCGTTCGGCGCACGCTGCTCTCCGGCGCGCCGATCGATGACGCTCGCGGACAGGGTCGTCTGCTTCGTCGGGGAAGCTGACGCCCACCCGGCCGGGGCGCGCCCACCGCGCCCCGGCCCACCCCCACCCCGCCGTACGACGTGCGCGCCGCGCACGTTCCGACCGACTGGAGCACCACATGATCACCTCGTCCGACGAGCTCGAGCCCGGCACGCCCGCGCCCGACTTCTCGCTCAGGGATGCCTCGGGCACCGCCCGCACCCTCTCGGAGGTCCGCGGCACGCCCGCGATCGTCTACTTCTATCCGGCCGCGTTCACGCCCGGCTGCACGACCGAGGCCTGCGACTTCCGCGACAACCTCGCGGCGTTCGAGTCCGCCGGCTACCGGGTGCTCGGCATCTCGCCCGACCCGGTCGAGCAGCTCGCCGAGTTCGCGGCCGCGCAGGCGCTGCCGTACACCCTGCTGTCCGACCCCGATGCCGATGTCGCCCGCGCCTTCGGCGCGTGGGGCCAGAAGACCGTCGGCGACCGCACGTTCGACGGGCTGATCCGCTCGACCGTCGTCGTCGATGCCGACGGCGTCGTACGCCACGTCGAGTACAACGTCGACCCGAACGGGCACGTCGCGCGGCTGCGCGAACTGCTCGGGGCCGGGGCATCCACTGGGGCATCCGTCGACGGGACGGAGGCCGGCAATGCGGCTTGACCAGTTCAACGAGGCCGATCGCGACGACGTGATCGCCGAGCTCCGCCCCTGCGTCGACGTGAACCGGTGGTGCGCCGAGATCGCCGACGGGCGTCCGTACGCGACCGGGTCCGACCTGCGCGCCGCCGCCGCCGCGGCAGCGCTGCCGTTCACCGCCGCCGAGGTCGAGCAGGCGCTGTCGCACCACCCCCGCATCGGCGACCGCGCGAGGGGCACGCACGCCGAGGCCGAGCACTCCCGCACCGAACAGGCCGGTGTCGACCCCTCGGACGCGGCCGTGCTGACCGCGCTCGCCGAGGGCAACGCCGAGTACGAGCGCCGCTTCGGCCGCGTGTTCCTGATCCGTGCGGCCGGCCGTTCGGCCGCCGAGATCCTCGATGCCCTCCACGACCGGCTC from Agromyces sp. LHK192 includes these protein-coding regions:
- the gcl gene encoding glyoxylate carboligase; amino-acid sequence: MTRMRTVDAAVAILEKEGATEAFGLPGAAINPFYSAMRAHGGIRHTLARHVEGASHMADGYSRAADGNIGICIGTSGPAGTDMITGLYAAWADSVPILCITGQAPVSKLHKEDFQAVDIESIAKPLTKMAMTVLEPAQVPGAFQKAFQLMRSGRPGPVLLDLPIDVQMAEIEFDIDTYEPLPVVNPAATVRQAERALEMLIASERPLIVAGGGVINAGASDRLVELAELLGVPVVPTLMGWGAIPDDHRLSAGMVGLQTSHRYGNESFLASDFVLGIGNRWANRHTGGIDTYTKGRTFVHVDIEPTQIGRVFAPDLGIVSDAGAAIDRFLEVARRWALTGKLPDYSGWADEVRERKAKLQRKTNFPDIPIKPQRVYQEMNRAFGPDTTYVTTIGLSQIAGAQMLHVFGPRRWINAGQAGPLGWTGPAALGVVRGKPDSTVVALSGDYDFQFMIEELAVGAQFNLPYVHVVVNNSYLGLIRQSQRGFQMDYHVSLAFENVNTPQDGTSTAQGYGVDHVKVAEGLGCKAIRVEDPDQLGAAFDEAGRLAEEYRVPVVVEVILERVTNISMGTEIDAVNEFEPIAESPEDAPTAILSLARA
- the allB gene encoding allantoinase AllB; this encodes MLDALARPYDLVVRAEWVLLEGGFTAAEVAVRDGRIVRIAPRNRGGEHLQAERVVELADDEVLLPGLVDTHVHVNEPGRTEWEGFDSATRAAAHGGVTTIVDMPLNSVPATVSVAALEEKRRVAADQVRVDVGFWGGVVPGNLDELRPMVDAGVFGFKCFLLHSGVDEFPEVTPDEMEAAMRVIAEADSLLIVHAEDGHVIDAAPHAHGPEYAGFLASRPRAAEDAAIAEVIERARRTGARAHIVHLSSADSLPQIAAAKADGVRLTVETCPHYLTLRAEDVPNGATAFKCCPPIREDDNRDALWQGLEDGLIDLVVSDHSPSTPEMKYAGDGDFGQAWGGIASLQIGLPLMWTEAHRRGIPLERVVHWMSAAPADLVGLRDKGRIRVGGAADFVVFAPEETFTVDAAALAHRHPITPYDGRELEGVVRRTLLSGAPIDDARGQGRLLRRGS
- the bcp gene encoding thioredoxin-dependent thiol peroxidase, with product MITSSDELEPGTPAPDFSLRDASGTARTLSEVRGTPAIVYFYPAAFTPGCTTEACDFRDNLAAFESAGYRVLGISPDPVEQLAEFAAAQALPYTLLSDPDADVARAFGAWGQKTVGDRTFDGLIRSTVVVDADGVVRHVEYNVDPNGHVARLRELLGAGASTGASVDGTEAGNAA
- the uraD gene encoding 2-oxo-4-hydroxy-4-carboxy-5-ureidoimidazoline decarboxylase, with protein sequence MRLDQFNEADRDDVIAELRPCVDVNRWCAEIADGRPYATGSDLRAAAAAAALPFTAAEVEQALSHHPRIGDRARGTHAEAEHSRTEQAGVDPSDAAVLTALAEGNAEYERRFGRVFLIRAAGRSAAEILDALHDRLGNDLVTEQAIVAAQLREIALLRLDDRIAA